The DNA region CCGAGAGCAGCTCGGGTCCCGCTCCGCTCGCTGCGGATCGCGGATACGTGTCCGCGCGTCCGCGCCAGGGCGCAGCACCGCCTCCTCCGGCAGAAAAGGAGGCTCTGGCAAAAACATGTGAACTTTGGATAGGCGTACATATGTTCCAAAAGTGCGAGGCGAAGAGAGAGACTCCAGCCGCCGTGTTTCCAGTCTGTCCTATTCATAAGCCCTTTTATCCTTTTAAGGAGACAGGGAATTATTTTTCATAAGGAAGCAATGTGTCCCGCCTGCTTTATGTATCTTCTCTCGCCTAATTATCAGAACCCCCTTTGAGATCTGTACCATTACCCCACTCTccaggtagggaaactgaggctcccccAGACACTCAGCAGAGGCGGGGGGAGATTCGCGGGTCCGCGGCTGGGCTCCCGGACCCCTGCTCCCGGGCCGCCCCCGGTGCAGCCCCACCATCCAGGACGAACTGCCGTCGTTCCACTCCTCCCGTATTTTCAAGCCTCAAAGACCATCATTCTGCGAACCCCAAGAAGGGCACCCCTGCCCCGGTTCCCCGCGGGAAGGTCCCGCGCGCTCGCCTGCAGCCGGGCTTCCCCCGCCTCGGCTCGCGGAGGCGCGCGGGCCCGCGGGGCCAGCAGGGCCCCCACATTCGCGGAAAGTAGTAGGCAGAGCCTGACTTGTTCGAAACGGGCCTAGAAAGCGCGCGCTGCCTAAAACCCCGTCGCCAGACCCCAAGTGCAGACTCAGTGAAATGGCACCAAGACCTCAGACGTACGGAGCGCCCCGGGGACAGCCGAGGCCAAGACCCGTCTCTGCGGTCAACCCCAAGGTTAGGAGAAGTCCCCATCCGCAGGAAGCGCGCATGGCCGCGCGGACACGCCGGACCGCCTTAAGGAAGGCTGAGCCTTGGGAGCGCGtaggccccgccccgccgccccgcgaTTGGCGCGTCCGCCCCGGGGCGGAGACTGAGTCCGCGCCGTATAAATATTCATGAGCCGGCCGGGCGGCGCGAGCGGGGCCGGAGCCGGGAAGTTGGGTGAAGGGCGCTGCTCCcgccgaggaggaggaggcggcggcggcggcggcggcggcggcggcggcggctgggcGCGGGCCGCGCCGCTCAGGTGTCCGCTCCGCCCTCTGGTCTGGATTTGGCTCCGCGTATCTGGCAAGAAAGGGACTTCTACACGTCGGCCGACTGCTTGGCCGGAGCGCGGCGCGGACTTTCACCGGAGGCGGGTCCGTCAGTCCCGGCGGCGGACCGAGGGGCCGACACCGGGGAGAGAGGGCGGCGGCCTCGGCGGAGGCGGGTCCCGAACTCTAGAGGCAGCGGCGCGGCTTTGGGGGCGAGCATGAGCCCCCGGGGATCGAGAGGGAGCCGCAGGGGCTGACCCGGCGGCGGAGCGGCCTGGCCCAGCCATCTTGACTGCGCACCGCGGCCCGAGAGGAAACTTGCTGCGCCGCCGCCCTCTGTGCCCGGCAAAGTCACCAGCGCCGGCGCCGCACGGAGAAGTGGCCGGGCGCGCGGGAGAGAAGGCGAGCGAGGGAGGGACGATGAGCCGCGGCCAGCCACGCTGCTCTGCGAGGGCTGAGCTCGGCCGGGAGTGAGCAGGGAGACCCTCGGGCTCTGGGCTGCACGCCTGCAGCCGCCCTCGTCTCCCCGGAGCGGCGGAAGGGAGGTGCGGCCCGCCCCTGCCCAGGCTTCGGACCGCGCCGTGCGGACGCGTGCCGAGAAGGGACTAGGTTACCGGCAGCCCCGCTCCCgggagaggcagaagagagaccAGCAGGACACCCGCTCTCCTCTTCTCTGGCCCTCTCGCCGGATCTCCCGGCGCCCCTACGCGCGCTGCCTGGAGGGCAAGGGCGCGGGGCCGAGGCGCGCAGCATGGAGTGGGGTTACCTGTTGGAAGTGACCTCGTTGCTGGCCGCCTTGGCGCTGCTGCAGCGCTCGAGCGGCGCGGCGGCCGCTTCGGCCAAGGAGCTGGCGTGCCAGGAGATCACCGTGCCGCTGTGCAAGGGCATCGGCTACAACTATACCTATATGCCGAACCAGTTCAACCACGACACGCAGGACGAGGCGGGCCTGGAGGTGCACCAGTTCTGGCCGCTGGTGGAGATCCAGTGCTCGCCCGACCTCAAGTTCTTCCTGTGCAGCATGTACACGCCCATCTGCCTGGAGGACTACAAGAAGCCCCTGCCTCCCTGTCGCTCGGTGTGCGAGCGCGCGAAGGCTGGCTGCGCGCCCCTCATGCGCCAGTACGGCTTCGCCTGGCCCGACCGCATGCGCTGCGACCGGCTACCCGAGCAGGGCAACCCCGACACGCTGTGCATGGACTACAACCGCACCGACATCACCACGGCCGCGCCCAGCCCGCCGCGCCGcctgccgccgccgcctcccggcGAGCAGCCGCCCTCCGGCAGCGGCCACGGCCGCCCGCCAGGGGCCAGGCCCCCGTCCCGCGGCAGGGGCGGTGGCGGCGGGGACGCAGCGGCGCCCCCcacgcgcggcggcggcggcggcggcggcggcgggaagGCGCGGCCCCCTGGTGGCGGCGCAGCGCCCTGCGAGCCGGGCTGCCAGTGCCGCGCGCCCATGGTGAGCGTGTCCAGCGAGCGGCACCCGCTCTACAACCGCGTCAAGACCGGCCAGATCGCCAACTGCGCGCTGCCCTGCCACAACCCCTTCTTCAGCCAGGATGAGCGCGCCTTCACCGTCTTCTGGATCGGCCTGTGGTCTGTGCTCTGCTTCGTGTCCACCTTCGCCACCGTCTCCACCTTCCTCATCGACATGGAGCGCTTCAAGTACCCCGAGCGGCCCATCATCTTCCTCTCGGCCTGCTACCTCTTCGTGTCGGTCGGCTACCTGGTACGCCTGGTGGCGGGCCACGAGAAGGTGGCGTGCAGCGGCGGCGCGccgggcgcgggcggcgcggggggcgcggggggcgcggcggcggcggcggcggcgggcgcgggcgcggcgggCGCGAGCGCGGGCGGTCCGGGCGGGCGCGGCGAGTACGAGGAGCTGGGCGCCGTGGAGCAGCACGTGCGCTACGAGACCACGGGCCCGGCGCTGTGCACCGTGGTTTTCCTGCTCGTCTACTTCTTCGGCATGGCCAGCTCCATCTGGTGGGTGATCCTGTCGCTCACGTGGTTCCTGGCGGCGGGCATGAAGTGGGGCAACGAGGCCATCGCCGGCTACTCGCAGTACTTCCACCTGGCCGCGTGGCTCGTGCCCAGCGTCAAGTCGATCGCCGTGCTGGCGCTCAGCTCCGTGGACGGCGACCCGGTGGCGGGCATCTGCTACGTGGGCAACCAGAGCCTCGACAACCTGCGAGGCTTCGTGCTGGCGCCGCTCGTCATCTACCTCTTCATCGGCACCATGTTCCTGCTGGCCGGCTTCGTGTCGCTCTTCCGCATCCGCTCGGTCATCAAGCAGCAGGGCGGCCCCACCAAGACGCACAAGCTGGAGAAGCTCATGATCCGCCTGGGGCTCTTCACCGTGCTCTACACCGTGCCCGCCGCCGTCGTGGTCGCCTGCCTCTTCTACGAGCAGCACAACCGGCCGCGCTGGGAGGCCACGCACAACTGCCCGTGCCTGCGGGACCTGCAGCCGGACCAGGCGCGCCGGCCCGACTACGCCGTCTTCATGCTCAAGTACTTCATGTGCCTCGTCGTGGGCATCACCTCGGGCGTGTGGGTCTGGTCGGGCAAGACGCTCGAGTCGTGGCGCGCCCTGTGCACCCGCTGCTGCTGGGCCAGCAAGGGCGCCGCGGGGGGCGGGAGCGCGGGCGCCGCGGCCGCTGGGGGCGCCGGCGGGCCGGGGGTCGGCGGGGGCGCGGgggccggcgggggcggggggcccgGCGGCGGGGCGGGCTCCCTCTACAGCGACGTCAGCACCGGCCTGACGTGGCGCTCTGGCACGGCCAGCTCCGTGTCTTATCCAAAGCAGATGCCGTTGTCCCAGGTCTgagcggaggggaggggaggggcaccGGGAGGAATGGGGAGGGGGCGAGGAGACCGAGTGCTGCGAAGGGACACTCGACGGGCTGAGGTTCCCACCCCTTCACCGTGTTGATTGCTATTAGCATGATAATGAACTCTTAATGGTATCCATTAGCTGGGACCTAAATGACTCGCTTAGAACAAAGTACCTGGCATTGAAGGCTCCCAACCCAGCCCCCTTTCCTCCACTGCTGTGTGAGGAGCTCCTCCCGCCAGGCGCTCGTTTCTGCGGGCAGAGGAGAGTGGACTCTGCTGCGTTTCCGGAGCCCCAGGTTTGGAGCCCTCGCCGCTTGCCGTTTGTGAGCTTGAAGCCAGACCTACAGATTTCACCTGCGGCACCTGTCCTCCTCCCGCTCTCTCCTGCGCAAACTGCCTCCTCACGCGTCCTACAGGAGGGCTGACCGCGACCTGACGGGATTGCACGGCTTGGGTATTCTTAATGACCAGGCAAATGCCTTAAATAAACAAGAGATGTCTTAATTATACACCCCAAGTAAATACGGGTTTCTTACATTAGAGgatgtatttatataattatttgtcaaattgtaaaaatgtgtaaaatatgtacatattcaaAGATATACAGTCTGTACATTTTTTGTAAAAAGTTTAGAGTCCACCCCTGTAAGAACAAATATAAGTATTCTATTTTGTCAATAAAGTGGCTTTTGATAAACGATTTAAACATTGCCCTCTCCCCCGCCTCTGAACTGGTACCTTTAAAGTGCTTGCTAAGGACACGTTGGAAAATGGACATTTTTCTGGTTTCTCATTCTGTACGCTGACCTTAGGCATGGAGAAAATGACCTGTTAAACCCCAGTTCTTAAGTTGTTAGCAAAGTAAATATCACTGTTGAACTGAAATCAGAACTGAGTTTTTGCACCTTCCAAAAAGATGGTGTTTTTAATGGCAGCCCTTTTCTGATCCATGGGTGACAAAGCTCACCTTAGTGTATGTCAGTGAACTTTTTGCAAGGCAATAATTCCGTACAGGCCTTCTTATTTATCTTATGTAACATCACTAAAGGCTTCCAAGCCCCACGTGGGTTCCTCGCATCAGTGACTCTGAACGCCTGGCTTCCAGGGACAGAGCATGCTGCTGAGGTGTAGAGGCTGATGCTGGAAACCACAGATCACACTACAGGAGAAGTCACTTCACAACCTGGTACCGGAGCAGGCCGTCTTTAGGGGATTAAACTAACGGGTTAACATCTTAATAACCTTCCAGGCTTGTGTATATCAAATGTGCTGCTTTTCCTAGAGAAAAAAGCTATTGTTCCTCCGTCAAGACTAAGCTAATTTATTTGAGCATAAGGCTGTTGAATTAAACAGAGGAAGGCTTTGGCAATTGTCGAACTTTTTACCTGTCTGCCCAGTGGCTCAGCACATCATTCCTTTAAGAGGAGCCAAATGAATAGGGTTAATCTGTAGGGAACTTGGTCTTTTGAGTTTGAAAGCTTTgatcttttctcctctccaaatGTGCTGTGTAGTCTGAAGTTTCTTTCCCTGCTGCCCGGCTCCTCTTGGTGCAGACCAATTGGCCACCGCGGAGCCTTAAAGTTCTTCCATTAAAGGGATGTGggacttttactttaaaaagcagagagagcaagggagagGAAGACGTGTAACAGTTAGTGAAGACCAGAGGCACAAGTGCGCGCATCCTTTTAAACGGCTTTTCCGGCATTGTTAGCCAGCCTGCAGGCAGCTAGCCGGGGTTGGAGCCTCATAGAACTGGGCTCTGAATGCCCTACAGGTGGTCTGCGCACATAATCCCCCAATTTAAAGCGTTTTCCTTTGCTGGACAATTGCATTACAAAACTCCCTTCTTTTTCGCTCCTAATTGAACCAATGAACTATTATAAACTacaagtttttcttaaaaaaaaccttcAGTGCCTAAATTCTATTGACTAAATTCTGGCAAGTTTTCTGAACTGAGCCTTTTAAAGCAGCGGAAGTACGAGCTGCTTCAGCAGACATctctctttttcagatatttttattcctcatgcttgttattttctgacaGATTagcaataatttaaaagtaattgGTAAGATTGTGTGTTCAAGCTGAAAAGATAGCCCCAGGTCCCTTATTAACCTGTCAATCAAGATAATAAATGGGCAGCTACCCTGCTAATGATGGGGGCATCAGACATTCTGGGGTGCAAGGGGGCTGGTTCTCTGCATCCTGCTAAGATGTTTGTTCTCTTTACTTCTCCTAATAGGAATATttagtagttaaaaaaaattttttttaattagtaggATGGAAACTACTTCCTTGACCGATCTTTCTCACGCAAGAGACTTTTAAGAAGAACTTCTTGGTAGAAACATTTTACAAATCCTTTCCAGAGTCACTCTTGGTgttaattggatttttaaaattagatatgCAATAAGAACACCTGCTTTAGCTATCATTccgattttactttttaaagtcagGGGCGTTGTAAAATCTTCACCTCCCAGCAGTTTTATTCATGAAAGAATGACTTTTTTGTAACTTAGATACCAATGGGTGGCCTGCATCTAACCCATGTGGTCACTCTCATGTACTGTAGTGTACATAAACCAGCCAGAAACTTTGCATTTTCAGTTACAAAGTAGGACTTTGAGGGCAGTTTCCATAGACTTGACCACACATGTGGGACAGAGAGAAGGGGTGCAGGAGTCCCGGGTTCGCATACTGGTTTCTAATGTATCCTCATTATGACACGTTTTCAACTATGTGACACAGTGGGAAATGTTCAACTTTGAAGCTTTTGTCCTCTTTAATTCTTCAATACATCCTTGTAAAATGCCCTGTTTGATAACGTTTACAAAATGGCTGTAAGTGTGCTTAATATAAGCGAGCTTAAGAGACAAACAAAAAGCCCGCTGACATTCTGAAGACAGCTCTCAGGAGCAGACCTGCACGTGTTAAAACCCAGGGGCTGGGTCTTTGCCTTTAAAGCTAAAACTTGAGTTGCAAAGTTGCCAATACCCAAATGGTATCTATTAATGGAATAAAAGACCCAAAATTGATTCCAGGGATGGGAAATGGGAGGACAAGTATGCATGAAACAAATGAACAGGTCCCTTGCCAGAACACCCTCTCTGTGCTATGCAGGTGTGTCCTTAATTACTATATGGAACAAGTGTTAGTTTTTGAAAATCTTGTCAAATATGGGGGCACCGGAAGGGGATGTGGTTGCTGTGTGGCTAGAAGATCAATGTAAATAAAGTCTAATATATGGTTAAAACCCTAGTAAAGCCAAACCTCATTAAAATTACTTGTGGGAGAAGTTATGTGAGACACTTTCTCTTTGCTTTATAATCAATGCAATTTGAAAGTACCATAAAACAGAAGGGGAAAAGGTATCTAAGGAGCTTAAGGAGCAAACTTTGTCACCAATACAGTTCCCTGGCCTGCACTGCTGGTGTTGCAGGTCCCGTAATCCTTCTGGGTGTGGGGAAAGGAAATCAGATCGTCTGCCAAAAGAGAAACCCCGCAGGGAGACTCCAGCTGTCTCAGAGCAGGGGGCCAATTGAAAGTGTAGGTGCGGACGTTGCCTAGACTGCACACAAATCGCAGGACCGTCCGCTTCCACACGATACTACACTGCCACCTTGTGGCATGGCCAAGTCTCAGACCCCGGACGGTGGACAGGCTCCTTCATTCAATCCATTCGCTCAAAAATACCCACTCTGCTGGCCTTGTCccatacacacaccccacccaGGGGGCCTGCAAGAATTTTGTATtcataattttgaattatttctcttaAGAAAAGGATCCCAAAACTGCCTCCATTTGAGGCCCCACAGGATCTCAATTGAATTAAATCCTCAATATAATGGTTATGCTAAAAACATAACTAAGCTGTGTTGAAATCCAaaggtttctctttttaaaagttatcttcTGAGTTAGTTTCACTTAAAGAATGAACTTCTTACCAAAGATCCACCGCCCTGAGACGCAGCGGGAGGAAGAACGAATCACGAGGTGGCACGCAGTTGGCTTGCTTACTTCGGTGTACTACTTGTCAGTTTCCCACATGGAAGCTGATCTGCTGGGTCCGTGGCCACTCTCCACCGCCACACATGAATGCTGCTGGGTGGGGTTGGACGAGCGCTGTCCCCCGTTATTCAGCCAGGTGTTCGGGGAAACGCACCAAGGAATAGAAACTGCGCTGGGAACAAGGTCAGCCAAAGGGAAGCGAGGGGGAAGCATCTGCTCTGGAATGCTCGAGTCCTGCGGGAGGAAGATGCGAACAGCACAGCAGCGTGGGAGGACCCGGCCTGTAAGGGGGCTGCATATGGACAAGAGGCAGCCTCAGGAAGCCCTGGTTTGAAGATGTGTTTCTGAGGATCGGAGTGGCTGGGGCggatgggaaggaggaggcaCTGGTCAAGGGGAGGCAGACTAAAGAAGATCTCGGGGTCAGGACCACGTTCATGGAACTTTAACGCAGAGATGCCAAGGTCACTGAGCACCTTGCTGCCCTGTGGACAAGTGTCAGAGGCAAGACCTAGAAATGTGATGGAGATGCAGCATCTCAGGTCTTGCTCACTGAATTAGAAGGTGTATTTTAACAAGACCCCCCAGCAGCGAGCATGCACCCTGAAGGGCCTCATTCTACAGgtcaggaaactgaagcccagagagggctgGACTTGCTGCAGATGGCACAGGCAGGAGCAGAGCTGGCCCGGAAGCCATGCTCCTACTTGTCCCTCCCATTTCTATTGGCCTTTCCAGGCTGGCCTGCCGTCTGTGTAAACCCTGCAGCCACGGCTGTGTGCCTTCCTCCCTGAACGTCAGCTTCCCAAGGCTGTGTTTCCCCGGCACAGAGTCACACCAGAGCACAGGTCTGCCCATGGGTCGGTGCTGACCTACACAGGAACACACAACCACCCAGCCTGAGCAGCTGCGGGCTGGCTGTGGAAAGGTTTGCCCCAGCACACTTGGGCCAGCATCCATACTCTTTGCTGCCTGCATCCACGGTGATACAGTAATTGACAGAGGTTTTCCCAGTTGATACAAAAACGCCCCAGGGCACAAAGTCTGTCTGCTAGTTTAGTGAGGAGCTGCAGCGAGGGCCCTGGAGGAAGGCGAGGCGTCTGCCCTGGTGGAGCTGGCGCTGGGGAGAGGGGCCAGAAGTGGAAACAGGCAGCCTGGCCAGCAGAGGCCGGGGCGGTCAGGGAGGCAGGCAAACAGCAGAGCTGCGGGGTGGTGAGGCCGGGCAGGGAGCAGGAAACAGAGCGCAGGCCTGCGGGTTCCAAGGGGAGCATCCGGAAATCTCTGGAAAGAGACAGCAAACCAAAAAGAGATTAGCTCAGCTGATGAAACCACAGGCCCCGGGGGAGACCTGAGAGGATGGATGGTACCTGAAGGGGCACATGGCGGCCAGGAAGGCTGGGAGCAGAGAGCAGCCCGGGCAGGAGCAGACCCTGGACCCATTCTAACTGAACCACCGAGTTTTAACACACCTTGGGGAGGAGCACTCTTCACAGATGACAAAGGCACCTATTTCTGTGCCTCACTTAACTCTCAGGTGAACCACACACTAATTTAACTTAGAAAAACAATTTCCAGTGTTTGTCCCCTAAAAACCTGTTTCTGATTAACAGACACCCTGGCAGGAGTTCTCACCCCTGCCTACACATGAGAAGCACTCAGGGTGTTTCTTAGAAATACCGATGCCCTGGCAGCACCACAGACCAAGACTCGGAATTTCTGGGGATGGAATCTGGGAATTCAAAGTTTCGACAACTACCCCAGGTGAATGTCACGCGCAGCCGGAGTTGAAAACCAGTGGATGTAATTGAAGGTGGTGTTATGATCTAAGATGAAACAACAAAGCACACATAGAAATCAACTAAGCAAACTAGTTCTTGGCATCCGACTTGACTAATTTAAATGGAAGTGGTTATTTTTTGTCTCCTTGAAAAAGTCAGTCTTTGGGAGAAGACGAGAGCGCCCTCACCTGGTCCAAAGGGAGAACTTCATGCTTCGTTGTCGTAAACTGAAGCCATTTTGACAACCCTGCTTTTTCTTTCACGTGTAAAAAAATAACAAGGAACCGTGTACACAGGTATGCTTCTATTAAACTGGGAAGTAAACCCAACCTGTGAACCTAGGAGGAGCCAATAATGTCGAGGTATTAATtagtaaagatattaaaaatgttcCCTTTTTGTTCAGTAAGTGTTTATTTAGTGAAACGAACTCATCTTGAAGTGAAAGTGCATCCTGGGGTGACCTAAGATGGGCCTGGCGCGCCCAGACCAGGAGGGCTGTCCTGCTGCAGTCCAGTGGCAGAGCCTGAACCAAAGCGGTCGGCAGGGATCCTGAACATATGTCAACatgcatacctttaaaaaaacctGATACTACCTTACCTCATGCTGAAACTTCGCTCAAGTTCTAGAATTTTAGGATAGCGTTTACTCAGTGCAGAAACCTGCTCTTTCTCTGGATACCCTGAAAGAAGTGACGAGTCCTAAACCAAAGACCCAGAAAGCGAGAGTCACTTCTTCAAGTACACACCGAGATTTTCCAGACTCCACGTAACAAGTATGACTGTAGATCTTAACCATTACACTCACCCTAATTCTGTAAGAAGTCTAAGGAGAAAGTCCTGGGTCAAACCCAAGAAAGGGATCCAAACTTTGCACAATACCACTAATGAGCATCTCTGTGCTGTATCAATGGGAACCAA from Equus asinus isolate D_3611 breed Donkey chromosome 29, EquAss-T2T_v2, whole genome shotgun sequence includes:
- the FZD8 gene encoding frizzled-8; protein product: MEWGYLLEVTSLLAALALLQRSSGAAAASAKELACQEITVPLCKGIGYNYTYMPNQFNHDTQDEAGLEVHQFWPLVEIQCSPDLKFFLCSMYTPICLEDYKKPLPPCRSVCERAKAGCAPLMRQYGFAWPDRMRCDRLPEQGNPDTLCMDYNRTDITTAAPSPPRRLPPPPPGEQPPSGSGHGRPPGARPPSRGRGGGGGDAAAPPTRGGGGGGGGGKARPPGGGAAPCEPGCQCRAPMVSVSSERHPLYNRVKTGQIANCALPCHNPFFSQDERAFTVFWIGLWSVLCFVSTFATVSTFLIDMERFKYPERPIIFLSACYLFVSVGYLVRLVAGHEKVACSGGAPGAGGAGGAGGAAAAAAAGAGAAGASAGGPGGRGEYEELGAVEQHVRYETTGPALCTVVFLLVYFFGMASSIWWVILSLTWFLAAGMKWGNEAIAGYSQYFHLAAWLVPSVKSIAVLALSSVDGDPVAGICYVGNQSLDNLRGFVLAPLVIYLFIGTMFLLAGFVSLFRIRSVIKQQGGPTKTHKLEKLMIRLGLFTVLYTVPAAVVVACLFYEQHNRPRWEATHNCPCLRDLQPDQARRPDYAVFMLKYFMCLVVGITSGVWVWSGKTLESWRALCTRCCWASKGAAGGGSAGAAAAGGAGGPGVGGGAGAGGGGGPGGGAGSLYSDVSTGLTWRSGTASSVSYPKQMPLSQV